Proteins from a single region of Amycolatopsis sp. CA-230715:
- a CDS encoding SRPBCC family protein, whose protein sequence is MSRSTTSPQSRARRAALLAIPLAVGILGVSVAPAQAAPVQHTTAPLTCRGEAVDPAAKIKYRTEAVITAPLSTIWRLQTDVARWPSWQAPVTSMKRLDPGPLRPGSRFRWTTPAPPTETTPDTTLTITSTVHQLQHGKCVRWSGPAIGEGLRIDNGVHVWNFTKVRGGVLVRTEETWTGAQVEADVPTATRYLGAGLEAWLGDLKAAAEADPCHHRDDR, encoded by the coding sequence ATGTCCCGCTCGACCACTTCGCCCCAGTCCCGCGCCCGCCGTGCCGCCCTGCTCGCGATCCCGCTGGCCGTCGGCATCCTCGGCGTCTCCGTCGCACCGGCCCAGGCCGCACCGGTTCAGCACACGACCGCCCCGCTGACCTGCCGAGGCGAAGCCGTCGATCCCGCCGCCAAGATCAAGTACCGGACCGAGGCCGTCATCACGGCGCCGCTGAGCACCATCTGGCGGTTGCAGACCGACGTGGCGCGCTGGCCTTCGTGGCAGGCGCCCGTCACGAGCATGAAGCGCCTCGACCCCGGTCCGCTCCGGCCCGGCTCGCGGTTCCGGTGGACCACGCCCGCGCCGCCCACCGAGACCACGCCCGACACCACGCTGACCATCACCTCCACGGTCCACCAGCTCCAGCACGGCAAGTGCGTCCGCTGGAGCGGCCCCGCGATCGGGGAAGGGCTGCGTATAGACAACGGCGTGCACGTCTGGAACTTCACCAAGGTCCGCGGCGGCGTGCTGGTGCGCACCGAGGAGACCTGGACCGGCGCGCAGGTCGAAGCCGACGTGCCCACCGCCACCCGCTACCTCGGCGCCGGACTGGAGGCGTGGCTGGGCGATCTCAAGGCCGCCGCCGAAGCCGACCCGTGCCACCACCGGGACGACCGCTGA
- a CDS encoding TetR/AcrR family transcriptional regulator — MPRVSQQYKDDQRAQILDAARRCFVRNGFHQTSMQDVFTEAGKSAGAVYRYFPSKEAMIVATATQNLEDVGDVLRAAVAAGTGRGLGPVLAELLDAVAARHAEHQLAAVALMVWSESLRDQALADRLRESIAAMSADLADLVRERQQAGDWAGGAADQVAPVLLSILPGFLLTLALRGPRAVSGFPDAVRALWPA, encoded by the coding sequence ATGCCGCGGGTGAGCCAGCAGTACAAGGACGACCAGCGTGCCCAGATCTTGGACGCGGCGCGGCGGTGCTTCGTCCGCAACGGTTTCCACCAGACGTCGATGCAGGACGTGTTCACCGAGGCGGGCAAGTCCGCGGGCGCGGTCTACCGGTACTTCCCCAGCAAGGAAGCCATGATCGTGGCCACCGCCACGCAGAACCTCGAAGACGTGGGAGACGTGCTGCGCGCCGCGGTCGCGGCCGGGACCGGGCGGGGGCTCGGGCCGGTGCTGGCCGAGCTGCTGGACGCGGTCGCCGCCCGGCACGCCGAGCACCAGCTCGCCGCGGTGGCGCTGATGGTCTGGTCGGAGTCCCTCCGCGACCAGGCGCTGGCCGACCGGCTCCGGGAAAGCATCGCCGCGATGAGCGCCGACCTCGCCGATCTCGTCCGCGAGCGCCAGCAAGCCGGGGACTGGGCGGGCGGGGCCGCCGATCAGGTGGCGCCGGTGCTCTTGTCGATCCTTCCCGGGTTCTTGCTCACCCTGGCCCTGCGCGGTCCGCGCGCGGTGTCCGGTTTCCCCGACGCTGTTCGCGCGTTGTGGCCTGCCTGA
- a CDS encoding class I SAM-dependent DNA methyltransferase: protein MDANAWVADTRTSYDTVAASYADVVRDALAEQPYLRAALGLFAEQVRAAGGGPVADVGCGPGAITAHLHGLGIDAFGIDLSPGMVEVARRDHPGLRFEVGSMTDLALPDALVTGLLAWWSLIHVPDDEVPAVLAHFHRVVRPGGPVQLGFHVGDEAELKTQGYGGHPMRIHVHRRPAERVAAWLRDAGFDIEAQLSLGPNEKPAAVLFGRRT from the coding sequence GTGGACGCGAACGCCTGGGTGGCCGACACCCGAACCTCCTACGACACGGTCGCCGCCAGCTACGCCGACGTGGTGCGCGACGCGCTGGCGGAGCAACCGTACCTGCGAGCGGCGCTGGGCCTGTTCGCCGAGCAGGTGCGGGCCGCCGGAGGCGGGCCGGTGGCCGACGTCGGCTGCGGGCCCGGTGCGATCACGGCGCACCTGCACGGTCTCGGCATCGACGCCTTCGGCATCGACCTGTCGCCGGGAATGGTCGAGGTGGCCCGGCGCGATCACCCCGGCCTGCGGTTCGAGGTGGGCTCGATGACGGATCTCGCGCTGCCCGACGCCTTGGTGACGGGGCTGCTCGCCTGGTGGTCGTTGATCCACGTGCCCGATGACGAGGTGCCCGCCGTGCTCGCGCACTTCCACCGGGTGGTGCGCCCCGGTGGGCCGGTGCAGCTCGGGTTCCACGTCGGCGACGAGGCGGAGCTGAAGACGCAGGGCTACGGCGGGCACCCGATGCGGATCCACGTCCACCGCCGCCCGGCGGAGCGAGTGGCCGCTTGGCTGCGCGACGCCGGGTTCGACATCGAGGCCCAGTTGTCGTTGGGGCCCAACGAAAAGCCCGCCGCAGTCCTTTTCGGACGACGGACGTGA
- a CDS encoding RICIN domain-containing protein, producing MAHSASSLARISALVQVIGHHLPYSIQTATINSGERVCLTLPAENARKHGHVRVYACDASKSSQRWRVVENGNTDTYTITPANSAFTGYALAPQDQGSNSKIDLEEYWGTSGPALMRWQFGARHT from the coding sequence ATGGCCCATTCCGCCTCCTCGTTAGCGCGAATTTCGGCACTCGTCCAGGTCATCGGGCACCACCTTCCCTATTCGATCCAGACGGCCACCATCAACAGCGGCGAACGCGTCTGCCTGACCCTGCCCGCCGAAAACGCCAGGAAACACGGCCACGTCCGGGTGTACGCCTGCGACGCGAGCAAATCGTCCCAGCGGTGGCGCGTGGTGGAAAACGGCAACACCGACACCTACACGATCACCCCGGCCAATTCCGCGTTCACCGGGTACGCGCTGGCTCCGCAGGACCAGGGCAGCAACAGCAAGATCGACCTCGAGGAGTACTGGGGCACTTCCGGGCCCGCGCTGATGCGCTGGCAGTTCGGCGCGCGCCACACCTGA
- a CDS encoding haloacid dehalogenase type II, whose amino-acid sequence MLGSEIDAVVFDVLGTLVDEPAGIRAGIRGSVPSLTDPAVDELVRLWLRHSESEQQRIVDGTRPYAGSDALDREAAQLVADAAGAGDPGALALSGRRLPAWPDTVPGLARLAEHFPLIGLSNASKAALLRINAHAGLRWHQALSAEDVRTYKPDPAVYELAVAVSGVPPERLLMVATHAWDLRGARKLGLRTAYVTRTVGDAPTSSDRFDLHAEDLADLARQLGIR is encoded by the coding sequence GTGCTCGGCTCCGAGATCGACGCCGTGGTGTTCGACGTGCTCGGCACCCTCGTCGACGAACCCGCCGGTATCCGCGCCGGTATCCGCGGCTCCGTCCCGTCGCTCACCGATCCCGCCGTCGACGAGCTGGTGCGGTTGTGGTTGCGGCACAGCGAAAGCGAGCAACAACGCATCGTCGACGGCACTCGCCCGTACGCCGGCAGCGACGCGCTCGATCGCGAGGCCGCCCAGCTCGTCGCAGACGCCGCCGGAGCCGGAGATCCCGGCGCGCTCGCGCTGTCGGGGCGGCGCCTGCCCGCCTGGCCCGACACCGTGCCCGGCCTCGCCCGCCTCGCCGAGCACTTCCCGTTGATCGGGCTCTCCAACGCCAGCAAGGCGGCACTGCTGAGGATCAACGCCCACGCGGGCCTGCGCTGGCACCAGGCGCTTTCCGCCGAGGACGTGCGAACCTACAAGCCCGACCCGGCCGTGTACGAACTGGCCGTCGCCGTGTCCGGGGTGCCGCCGGAGCGGCTGCTGATGGTCGCCACCCACGCGTGGGATCTGCGCGGTGCGCGGAAACTCGGGCTGCGCACCGCTTACGTCACCCGTACGGTCGGCGACGCGCCGACGTCCTCGGACCGCTTCGACCTCCACGCCGAGGACCTCGCCGACCTGGCCCGGCAGCTCGGCATTCGATGA
- a CDS encoding CGNR zinc finger domain-containing protein, with amino-acid sequence MQVALDDYVESAGIATELVNTAAEVWHGDDHLPDLPALVAFADLHGTGGLGDLARRARQADLRAVHALRGTVRDLIDHPERDRLVTGATALTSPAGGVTLDDRARWVIPLRSGATVSDALSVLCGVGVLGVVHALGEGRFRACGAPTCGGAFIDTTRPGRRRYCMPGLCGNRTNVANHRARQAAAREAAG; translated from the coding sequence ATGCAAGTGGCGTTAGACGATTACGTGGAGTCGGCTGGCATCGCGACCGAACTGGTCAACACCGCCGCCGAGGTCTGGCACGGCGACGACCACCTGCCCGATCTGCCCGCCCTGGTCGCGTTCGCCGACCTGCACGGAACCGGCGGTCTCGGCGACCTGGCCCGCCGCGCCCGGCAGGCCGACCTGCGGGCGGTCCACGCGCTGCGCGGCACGGTGCGCGACCTGATCGACCACCCCGAGCGCGACCGCCTCGTCACCGGGGCGACCGCGCTCACCTCCCCCGCCGGTGGCGTCACCCTCGACGACCGCGCCCGCTGGGTCATCCCGCTCCGCTCCGGCGCCACCGTTTCCGACGCGCTTTCGGTGCTCTGCGGCGTCGGCGTCCTCGGTGTCGTGCACGCGCTCGGCGAAGGACGGTTCCGCGCCTGCGGCGCACCCACCTGCGGGGGCGCGTTCATCGACACCACCCGCCCCGGCCGCCGCCGCTACTGCATGCCCGGCCTGTGCGGGAACCGCACCAACGTCGCCAACCACCGCGCCCGCCAGGCCGCGGCACGCGAGGCCGCCGGCTAG
- the nrfD gene encoding NrfD/PsrC family molybdoenzyme membrane anchor subunit gives MSPRRERTMVGRAGFTSYYRKPILKEPAWKQPDVPLYLFLGGAAGASASMAVLAESTGRPGLAKAGKLVASGGSLASVVALVHDLGKPARFLHMLRVLKPTSPLSVGSWILAPFSGLAAASAASELTGVLPRLGRLAGTGAGVLGPAMCTYTAVLLSDTATPSWHEGHEAMPILFAGSALTSAAGAALLAAPAGETAPAVRAGLIGTAAELGASHVLEQRLGIVSEPYRTGRAGRLLKASKALTVASAGLSLLRKRSRLAAVVAGAGYLAAGLCTRFGVYAAGVESTKDPKYVVVPQRERLRRS, from the coding sequence ATGAGCCCCCGTCGCGAGCGCACGATGGTCGGACGTGCGGGATTCACCTCGTACTACAGAAAGCCGATCCTCAAGGAACCGGCGTGGAAGCAGCCGGACGTCCCGCTGTACCTGTTCCTCGGCGGCGCGGCGGGTGCGTCGGCGTCGATGGCCGTGCTCGCCGAAAGCACCGGGCGGCCGGGCCTGGCGAAGGCCGGCAAGCTCGTCGCGTCCGGCGGTTCGCTCGCGAGCGTCGTCGCGCTCGTCCACGATCTCGGCAAGCCGGCCCGGTTCCTGCACATGTTGCGGGTGCTCAAACCGACCTCGCCGCTGTCGGTCGGGTCGTGGATCCTGGCGCCGTTCTCCGGGCTGGCCGCCGCTTCGGCCGCGTCCGAACTCACCGGCGTCCTTCCCCGGCTGGGCAGGCTCGCCGGGACCGGCGCTGGCGTGCTCGGCCCCGCCATGTGCACCTACACCGCGGTACTGCTCTCGGACACGGCGACCCCGTCGTGGCACGAAGGCCACGAAGCGATGCCGATTCTGTTCGCGGGTAGCGCGCTGACCAGCGCCGCGGGTGCCGCGTTACTCGCCGCGCCCGCGGGAGAGACCGCGCCCGCCGTGCGGGCCGGTCTGATCGGCACCGCCGCGGAACTCGGCGCCAGCCACGTGCTGGAACAGCGTCTCGGCATCGTTTCGGAGCCCTACCGCACCGGACGTGCGGGCAGGTTGCTCAAGGCGAGCAAGGCGCTGACCGTGGCGAGCGCCGGCCTTTCGTTGCTGCGCAAGCGAAGCAGGCTCGCGGCCGTGGTCGCCGGAGCCGGGTACCTCGCGGCGGGGCTGTGCACCAGGTTCGGCGTGTACGCGGCGGGCGTCGAGTCCACAAAGGACCCCAAGTACGTCGTGGTGCCGCAACGGGAGCGGTTGCGGCGTTCCTGA
- a CDS encoding 4Fe-4S dicluster domain-containing protein: MGDSGGYGEQPRMGFFTDTSVCIGCKACEVACKEWNGVPAGEPADMDLLGMSYDNTGALGANTWRHVAFVEQRVPAEPTASTVDTVALGMPTVGAPSQSEEDSGVRWLMSSDVCKHCTHAACLDVCPTGALFRTEFDTVVVQQDICNGCGYCVPACPYGVIEKRESDGRAFKCTLCYDRLGSGLEPACAKACPTDSIQFGELDELRLRADERVRALQDSGVEEARLYGRDPDDGVGGDGAFFLLLDEPEVYGLPPDPVVTTRDLPAMWKRAATTALGVAGALALSFLGRRR; this comes from the coding sequence ATGGGTGACTCCGGCGGTTACGGCGAGCAGCCGAGGATGGGGTTCTTCACCGACACCTCGGTGTGCATCGGGTGCAAGGCGTGCGAGGTGGCGTGCAAGGAGTGGAACGGCGTGCCCGCCGGCGAACCGGCGGACATGGACCTGCTCGGCATGTCCTACGACAACACCGGCGCGCTCGGCGCGAACACCTGGCGGCACGTCGCGTTCGTCGAACAGCGCGTCCCCGCCGAGCCCACAGCGTCCACAGTGGACACGGTCGCGCTCGGCATGCCGACGGTCGGCGCGCCGTCGCAGTCCGAAGAGGACTCCGGCGTCCGGTGGCTGATGTCGAGCGACGTCTGCAAGCACTGCACGCACGCGGCGTGCCTCGACGTGTGCCCGACCGGCGCGCTGTTCCGCACCGAGTTCGACACCGTGGTGGTGCAGCAGGACATCTGCAACGGCTGCGGGTACTGCGTGCCCGCGTGCCCGTACGGCGTGATCGAGAAGCGGGAGAGCGACGGCCGCGCGTTCAAGTGCACGCTGTGCTACGACCGGCTCGGTTCCGGGCTGGAACCCGCGTGCGCCAAGGCCTGCCCGACCGATTCCATCCAGTTCGGCGAACTCGACGAGTTGCGTCTCCGCGCGGACGAGCGGGTGCGCGCGCTCCAGGACTCCGGTGTCGAAGAAGCCCGGCTATACGGGCGCGATCCCGACGACGGCGTCGGCGGTGACGGCGCGTTCTTCCTGCTGCTCGACGAGCCGGAGGTGTACGGGCTGCCGCCCGATCCGGTGGTGACCACCCGCGACCTGCCCGCGATGTGGAAGCGGGCCGCGACCACCGCGCTCGGTGTCGCCGGCGCGCTCGCGCTGTCGTTCCTCGGCAGGCGCCGATGA
- the fdh gene encoding formate dehydrogenase has protein sequence MGVRRWIEGWPVYRQLTGDDHLGRAAAAKSAGSRRWHARTEDADEVVRSICPYCAVGCGQKIYVKDGEITQIEGDPDSPISRGRLCPKGSASKSLVTSPSRVTEVLYRRPYGTGWESLALDEAMEMIADRVLATREETWEDRDEQGRWLNRTLGFASLGGATLDNEENYLMKKLYTALGAIQIENQARIUHSATVPGLGTSFGRGGATTFQQDLANADCIVIQGSNMAECHPVGFQWVMEAKARGAKIIHVDPRFTRTSAVSHVHAALRAGSDIAFLGGLIKYVLDSEKDFREYVLAYTNAPAILREDFADTEDLDGLFSGYDPEKGQYDVSSWAYEDAEALPAAGSGEPELPGEHGDPHQRSARAEAYGSGGAAIRAKPKTDETLRHPRCVYQVLKRHFSRYTPEVVADVCGIPVEQFLEIAEAVTANSGRDRTTAWVYSVGWTHHTVGAQYIRTASILQTLLGNIGRPGGGILALRGHASIQGSTDIPTLFNILPGYIPMPHAHQHFGLDEFVAADAGGTGFWGNMRSYAVSLLKAYWGENAQPHNDFRFGHLPRLTGDHGTYATVKNQLDGTCKGYFLVGENPAVGSANGKMQRLGMANLDWLVVRDLQMIESATFWKDGPEIETGELRSEEIGTEVFFLPAAAHTEKDGSFTNTQRLLQWHHKAVEPPGDARSDLWFYYHLGRLIRERLATGTASRDAPIRELTWSYPTEGAIAEPSAESVLAEINGHGPSGPLSSYTELTDNGSTSCGCWIYCGVRADGHNHAANRKPGGEQDWVASGWAWAWPANRRILYNRASADPDGNPWSERKKYVTWDAERGKWTGPDVPDFEATKPPDYVPPDGAKAQDALSGRDPFIMQTDGKAWLYVPAGLADGPLPAHYEPFESPVDNALYGQRENPARQTLGVPSNPYNPAGSPVYPYVFTTYRLTEHHTAGGMSRTLPYLSELQPEFFCEVSPELATERGLDHLGWATIVSARTAIEARVLVTERIKPLRVRGRTIHQIGLPYHWGPNGISRGDAANDLLSVVLDPNVHIQEAKAATCDIRPGRRPRGVELLDFVRRLREGAEGGRTADG, from the coding sequence ATGGGTGTTCGGCGCTGGATCGAGGGCTGGCCGGTGTACCGGCAGCTGACCGGTGACGACCACCTCGGCCGCGCCGCGGCGGCGAAATCGGCCGGATCGCGGCGGTGGCACGCGCGCACCGAGGACGCCGACGAGGTGGTCCGCTCGATCTGCCCGTACTGCGCGGTCGGCTGCGGCCAGAAGATCTACGTCAAAGACGGCGAAATCACCCAGATCGAAGGCGATCCCGATTCGCCGATCTCGCGTGGCAGGCTCTGCCCGAAGGGCTCGGCCAGCAAATCGCTGGTGACCAGTCCCAGCAGGGTCACCGAGGTCCTTTACCGGCGGCCGTACGGCACCGGATGGGAAAGCCTGGCGCTCGACGAGGCGATGGAGATGATCGCGGACCGGGTGCTCGCGACCCGCGAGGAGACCTGGGAGGACCGCGACGAGCAGGGCAGGTGGCTGAACCGGACGCTCGGGTTCGCCAGCCTCGGCGGCGCGACGCTGGACAACGAAGAGAACTACCTGATGAAGAAGCTGTACACCGCGCTCGGCGCGATACAGATCGAAAACCAGGCCCGTATTTGACACTCCGCCACGGTTCCCGGTCTGGGGACCTCCTTCGGTCGTGGCGGCGCCACGACGTTCCAGCAGGACCTGGCCAACGCCGACTGCATCGTGATCCAGGGTTCGAACATGGCCGAATGCCATCCGGTCGGGTTCCAGTGGGTGATGGAGGCGAAGGCCCGCGGCGCGAAGATCATCCACGTCGATCCGCGGTTCACCAGGACGAGCGCGGTTTCGCACGTCCACGCGGCGTTGCGGGCCGGCTCGGACATCGCGTTCCTCGGCGGGCTGATCAAGTACGTGCTGGACAGCGAAAAGGACTTCCGCGAGTACGTGCTGGCCTACACGAACGCGCCCGCGATCCTGCGCGAGGACTTCGCCGACACCGAAGACCTCGACGGCCTCTTCTCCGGCTACGACCCGGAAAAGGGGCAGTACGACGTGTCGTCGTGGGCCTACGAGGACGCCGAGGCGCTCCCGGCGGCCGGGTCCGGCGAACCGGAGCTGCCCGGCGAACACGGCGACCCGCACCAGCGTTCCGCGCGTGCCGAGGCCTACGGCAGCGGCGGCGCGGCGATCAGGGCGAAACCGAAGACCGACGAAACCCTGCGGCACCCGCGCTGCGTGTACCAGGTCCTCAAGCGGCACTTTTCCCGCTACACGCCCGAAGTGGTCGCCGACGTCTGCGGCATTCCCGTCGAACAGTTCCTCGAAATCGCCGAAGCGGTGACCGCGAACTCCGGCCGTGACCGCACCACCGCCTGGGTGTATTCGGTCGGCTGGACGCACCACACCGTCGGCGCGCAGTACATCCGCACCGCGTCGATCCTGCAGACCCTGCTCGGCAACATCGGGCGGCCGGGCGGTGGCATCCTCGCCCTGCGCGGGCACGCCAGCATCCAGGGCTCCACCGACATCCCGACCCTGTTCAACATCCTGCCCGGGTACATCCCGATGCCGCACGCGCACCAGCACTTCGGCCTCGACGAGTTCGTGGCCGCCGACGCGGGCGGCACCGGGTTCTGGGGCAACATGCGCTCGTACGCGGTGAGCCTGCTCAAGGCGTACTGGGGCGAGAACGCCCAGCCGCACAACGACTTCCGCTTCGGCCACCTGCCGAGGCTGACCGGCGACCACGGTACCTACGCCACGGTGAAGAACCAGCTCGACGGGACGTGCAAGGGGTACTTCCTGGTCGGGGAGAACCCCGCCGTCGGCTCGGCCAACGGGAAGATGCAGCGGCTCGGCATGGCGAACCTGGACTGGCTGGTGGTTCGCGACCTGCAAATGATCGAGAGCGCCACGTTCTGGAAGGACGGCCCCGAGATCGAAACCGGCGAACTGCGCAGCGAGGAGATCGGCACCGAGGTCTTCTTCCTGCCCGCCGCCGCGCACACCGAGAAGGACGGCAGCTTCACCAACACCCAGCGCCTGCTGCAGTGGCACCACAAGGCCGTCGAACCACCCGGCGACGCCCGCAGCGACCTGTGGTTCTACTACCACCTCGGCAGGCTGATCCGCGAGCGCCTCGCCACCGGCACCGCTTCGAGGGACGCGCCGATCAGGGAGCTGACCTGGAGCTATCCGACCGAGGGCGCGATCGCCGAGCCGAGTGCGGAGTCTGTGCTGGCGGAGATCAACGGGCACGGGCCGTCGGGACCGCTGTCGTCCTACACGGAGCTGACCGACAACGGCTCGACGAGCTGCGGCTGCTGGATCTACTGCGGGGTCCGCGCGGACGGCCACAACCACGCAGCGAACCGGAAACCCGGCGGCGAACAGGACTGGGTGGCGAGCGGCTGGGCGTGGGCGTGGCCGGCGAACCGGCGGATCCTCTACAACCGGGCGTCCGCGGACCCGGACGGAAACCCGTGGAGCGAACGGAAGAAGTACGTCACCTGGGACGCGGAGCGGGGCAAGTGGACCGGCCCGGACGTGCCGGACTTCGAAGCCACGAAGCCGCCGGACTACGTGCCGCCCGACGGCGCGAAGGCGCAGGACGCGCTGAGCGGGCGCGACCCGTTCATCATGCAGACCGACGGGAAGGCCTGGCTCTACGTCCCGGCAGGGCTCGCCGACGGCCCGCTCCCGGCGCACTACGAACCGTTCGAGTCCCCTGTGGACAATGCGCTTTACGGCCAGCGGGAGAATCCCGCCCGTCAGACGCTCGGCGTCCCGTCGAACCCGTACAACCCGGCGGGCAGCCCGGTTTACCCCTACGTGTTCACCACCTACCGGCTCACCGAGCACCACACCGCGGGCGGGATGAGCCGCACCCTGCCCTACCTGTCGGAGCTGCAACCGGAGTTCTTCTGCGAGGTGTCCCCGGAACTCGCGACCGAACGGGGTCTCGACCACCTCGGGTGGGCGACGATCGTCTCGGCGCGGACCGCCATCGAAGCGCGCGTCCTGGTGACCGAGCGGATCAAACCGCTGCGGGTGCGCGGGCGGACGATCCACCAGATCGGCCTGCCCTACCACTGGGGACCCAACGGGATTTCCCGCGGTGACGCCGCGAACGACCTGCTGTCGGTGGTGCTGGACCCGAACGTGCACATCCAGGAGGCGAAGGCGGCCACCTGCGACATCCGGCCAGGTCGCCGCCCGCGCGGGGTCGAGCTGCTCGATTTCGTGCGGCGGCTCCGGGAAGGCGCCGAAGGAGGGAGGACGGCCGATGGGTGA
- the selB gene encoding selenocysteine-specific translation elongation factor, with protein MRVVATAGHVDHGKSTLIRALTGMEPDRWSEERRRGLTIDLGFAWTDLSGTRFAFVDVPGHERFVPNMLAGIGPVPAVVFVVAADEDWMPQSAEHLAALDALGVRHGLLAVTKSDRADPAPVMADALGRIANTTLGEVPAVAVSGTDGDGLPELRRALVALASALPEPDTGADVRLWVDRRFTIRGAGVVVTGTLTAGTLREGDELVLGGGTVRVRGLQALGESLPEVSAVARVAVNLRGADKDAISRGDALLTPGAWRLTTEIDVRVRGDDSASLHRELVLHLGAAAPACRVRPLGTDTARLALASSLPVRVGDRGLLRDPGEHRIPAGIEVLDVRPPPLRRRGAARARAAELAGPPKQRETFLPVADARAMGLPESGVRVGEWLVDEQRWRALPAEAVAEFGTWRAAHPVEAGMPTDALARCLGLPDTALLGEVLSGTGFVRTGGLVREPGAALPPAVDRALTELDAEFERAPFQAPTADRLRELRLGVKEIAAAVRLGRLTRITGDVVLGPGALERAYRVLAGIGGAFTVSQARQALGSSRRVVVPLLERLDAEGRTERVDPEHRRIVRCEG; from the coding sequence GTGCGGGTGGTAGCCACCGCGGGGCACGTCGACCACGGCAAGTCCACGCTGATCAGGGCGCTGACCGGGATGGAGCCCGACCGCTGGTCGGAGGAACGTCGCCGCGGCCTCACCATCGACCTCGGCTTCGCGTGGACGGACCTTTCCGGTACACGGTTCGCGTTCGTCGATGTGCCGGGCCACGAACGGTTCGTGCCGAACATGCTCGCCGGGATCGGCCCGGTGCCCGCGGTCGTGTTCGTGGTGGCCGCGGACGAGGACTGGATGCCGCAGTCCGCCGAGCACCTCGCCGCGCTGGACGCGCTCGGCGTCCGCCACGGCCTGCTCGCCGTGACCAAGTCCGACCGGGCCGACCCCGCCCCGGTCATGGCGGACGCGCTCGGCCGGATCGCCAACACGACGCTCGGCGAGGTCCCCGCGGTCGCGGTGAGCGGGACGGACGGGGACGGCCTGCCCGAGCTGCGGCGGGCGCTGGTCGCGCTCGCGAGCGCACTGCCGGAACCGGACACGGGCGCCGACGTCCGGCTGTGGGTGGACCGCCGCTTCACCATCCGCGGCGCGGGCGTGGTGGTCACCGGCACGCTGACCGCGGGGACGCTGCGCGAAGGCGACGAACTGGTGCTCGGCGGCGGGACGGTCCGGGTCCGCGGCCTGCAGGCGCTGGGCGAAAGCCTGCCCGAGGTGAGCGCGGTCGCGCGCGTGGCGGTGAACCTGCGCGGCGCGGACAAGGACGCGATCTCCCGCGGCGACGCGCTGCTGACCCCGGGTGCCTGGCGGCTGACGACGGAGATCGACGTGCGGGTGCGCGGTGACGATTCCGCTTCGCTGCACCGCGAGCTGGTCCTGCACCTCGGCGCGGCCGCGCCCGCGTGCCGCGTCCGTCCACTGGGGACGGACACCGCGCGCCTCGCGCTGGCGAGCTCGCTCCCGGTGCGGGTGGGGGATCGCGGGCTGCTGCGCGATCCCGGTGAGCACCGGATCCCGGCGGGGATCGAAGTACTGGACGTGCGGCCGCCGCCACTGCGCCGCCGTGGTGCCGCGCGAGCGCGTGCGGCGGAGCTGGCCGGTCCGCCGAAACAGCGCGAGACCTTCCTCCCGGTGGCGGACGCGCGCGCGATGGGTCTCCCGGAATCGGGCGTGCGCGTCGGGGAGTGGCTGGTGGACGAACAGCGGTGGCGCGCGTTGCCCGCCGAAGCCGTGGCGGAGTTCGGAACCTGGCGCGCGGCGCATCCGGTCGAAGCGGGCATGCCTACCGACGCGCTGGCGCGGTGCCTCGGGTTGCCGGACACCGCGCTGCTCGGCGAAGTGCTGTCCGGCACCGGGTTCGTGCGCACCGGGGGACTCGTGCGCGAACCCGGTGCCGCGCTGCCGCCCGCCGTCGATCGCGCGCTCACCGAGCTGGACGCGGAGTTCGAGCGGGCGCCGTTCCAGGCGCCGACCGCGGATCGGCTGCGGGAGCTGCGGCTCGGCGTGAAGGAGATCGCCGCGGCCGTGCGGCTCGGCAGGCTCACCCGGATCACCGGTGACGTCGTGCTCGGCCCCGGCGCGCTCGAACGGGCGTACCGGGTGCTCGCCGGGATCGGCGGCGCGTTCACGGTCAGCCAGGCGCGGCAGGCGCTCGGCAGCAGCAGGCGCGTCGTGGTGCCGCTGCTCGAACGGCTCGACGCCGAAGGGCGCACCGAGCGCGTCGACCCGGAGCACCGCCGCATCGTGCGCTGCGAAGGCTGA